A window of Loxodonta africana isolate mLoxAfr1 chromosome 3, mLoxAfr1.hap2, whole genome shotgun sequence genomic DNA:
CACCACTCATTGCTGCCCACCAGCTTTACAACTACGTGGCTGACCATGCTAGCTCCTACCACATGAAGCCATTGCGTATGGCCCGGCCAGGGGGCCCAGAACATAATGAATACGCCCTGGTGTCAGCATGGCACAGGTAAGGCACCCAGCATGCACTCAGGTAGAGCTGAGGTCTGAGCCATACTTGGAGTTAGGAGACCCATGTTTTCTTGGGCAGAAGAGGTGGGACTATTTCCTTGGAACCTCAGGGTTGACATCTCTCCCACCTCTACCACCCAGCTCTGGCTCCTACCTGGACTCTGAGGGACTTCGTCACCAGGATGACTTTGATGTGTCTCTGCTTGTCTGTCACTGTGCTGCACCCTTTGAGGAGCAAGGAGAGGCTGAGCGACATGTTCTGCGGTCAGCAGATCCCCCACCTTGAACATGCCCATTACCCATCCTCCCCGCTACTGCCACCTCTTGCCCTGTGTGACTCCCACTGTGACCACCACACTCCTGTCCACCTCCCCCACAGGCTGCAGTTCTTTGTGGTGCTCACCAGCCAACGAGAGCTGTTCCCCAGACTCACTGCTGACATGCGCCGGTTCCGGAAGCCACCCAGGCTGCCCCCCGAGCCAGAGATTCTAGGGAGCTCAGCTGGTAGCCCTGGGGAGACCTCAGGGGTTGGTTTGGCTCCTGGGCCAGCTCCCCTGTTCCCACCCCTGGCTGCAGAGGTGGGTGTCGCCCGGGCGCGGCTGGCTCAGCTGGTGCGGCTGGCCGGAGGGCACTGCCGTCGGGACACGCTCTGGAAGCGCCTCTTCTTGCTGGAGCCACCAGGGCCTGATCGGCTGCGGCTAGGGGGGCGCCTGGCTCTGGCAGAGCTGGAGGAGCTCCTAGGAGCAGTCCATGCCAAATCCATTGGGGACATTGACCCCCAGCTGGTAAGGGGCTGTGGGCTCCAGATGGGACTGGGATGGTTGCTGGGAATTTCAGAGGCAGCCAGGGTGGAAGGTCTCAGAGGTAGCTCTGAGGCAGCAGATCCAGGCCTGTGGATCTTCCTGTAGGACTGCTTCCTGTCCATGACAGTCTCCTGGTACCAGAGCCTGATCAAGGTTCTCCTAAGCCGCTTTCCCCAGAGCTGTCGCCATTTCCAGAGCCCAGACTTGGGAACTCAATACCTGGTAAGACCCCCTGACTCCCTCTGAAAAGAGAGACATGGTAAAAATCCTCATGAAAGAGAAGCTAGATGTCCCCCTCAAGGATCCCCAGCCTAACCAAACAAGCTGTGTTCTGGAGGGAGCCTGGATGGAACGGGGCTGCACAGATACATGTAAACCCCCGCCCCCAGCACTGAGCCACAAATGTGACTCACTGAGCTGTGGGGTGTTTAAGAGAAGGACTTAGAGCCCTGCCCTCAAAGGCTCGCCCAAAACAAAGACTGGCTAGAGATCCTGACGGTCAAGGTCTAGAACCAGAGGTGCACTCAGAACCCATCTGCAGTTGGTCTCGGAGGCTGCAGTTCCAGAAAGGACCTTTGTTACCCAAAGCATGTTCCTCGCGCCAACAGCATCGGCATCACACGGGAGCTTGCTGAAATGCACACGCAGGCCACACTCCATATCTGTCaagtcagaatctgcattttaggaAGGCCCTCAGATGATTtgtatgcacattaaagtttgagaaacactatcCTAAGAGTGGTGGTGGGTACAAGCACAGGAGTTACAGACACTAAAGAGATGGGCCCAACAAGAGCTGTGGTCTAGGAGAGGAAGCTTGTCAAGAGAAGACTTAGAGAAAGGAGGAGCTGGGCCGTGGTAAGGAGTCCCTTGATATAGTGTTTATGGGGCAGGTTAGTTTCAGGGTCATCCAAAGAGGCTGAGATCAGTTAGGAGGAGGCTACAGTGGTGCAGGTGGGTGTGAGCAGATGGGGCTGATTGTGTGGGTGGGAACACTGAGCAGGAATGGGTTTGGGGAGGGTAGGTGATGAGTTCAGCTTGAGGCAAGTCGAGTCTGAGGTCCCTGAGGACCTTCTGGGAATGCTGTCTAGAAGGTATATATGGACATTGGGAATGGCACTGAGAGAGATCTAGGCAGCATCTATGTGAACAGGTGGTAATTGAAGCCTTGGGAGTGGAGTCCCAGTCCCGGGAGAAGTCAGGGAGATGAGAGACCCAAAACAGTACAGGAGGCAAAGAGGGCTTGTGTCAAGGGTAGAGAATTCTCATCCACTGGTTGGCTTCAGTGTGCTAGGCTTGGTGTAGGGCCTCGAGATGGACAACCTCAGTAGCCTTCCAATCAAGTGTTACCCCCTTGCTCTGATGAGGCGCACACAGGCCGTCCGGGCAGCTAATGAGCATGAGGACTGAGATGTTCATTTGGAGACAAGGTCCTGAGTAGCCTTGGAGTACATGTGGGGTCAGGTGCGGTGATGGAAGCGGACCTTTGGACGGGCCCCCATTTCCAGGATGCACTAAAGGATCTGTGCCTCCTAGGGTAAGACAAACCTCATTCCCCATCTCATATTGTCTTTCACTGTAGGTTGTGCTGAATCAGAAGTTCACTGACTGTTTTGTGCTAGTATTTCTGGATTCCCACTTGGGAAAGACGGTGAGAACAAGGGGTAGGGGGCTTTGTGTCAGCCTGGTGTGAGACTGTTCCCCACATGCTCCACCCCAGAGCCTTCTAAGCCCTGTTTCCTGTCCCCACCTATGCCCTCCTCTCACCACTGCACCCCTACCCATGTTCCCCACAGTCTCTGACGGTGGTTTTCCGAGAACCCTTCCCAGTACAGCCCCAGGACAGCGAGAGCCCCCCTGCCCAGCTGGTGTCCACCTACCACCACCTGGAATCTGTCATCAACACAGCCTGTTTCACCCTCTGGACCCGCCTCCTCTGAGGGAGTGGGCCACCGAATGGCCCTGTTCCTTGAATCATGGTCTATGAAATTGCCCACTTGAGGCAGGACTGAGCAGCCCTGCTCTGGGCCCCAGGACGCCCGAACATGGAGTGACACCAAAGGCTTTGTGGATATGTCTCAAGGGTCTGCTGCCCCAGCCCAGAAGCAGAGGCTGCTCTCCCCAAACACTCACATCCATCGATCAGCCCAGGGCTCCAGGGAGTCAGGTCAACTCCCTCAGGTGCCCATCTCCTCTCTGGACCCTAGGCCCTTCCAGAAGGGAGCTCCTCTGTCCTGCCCACCTGGTGGGGTCCCAGGAATTCTTCACACCAGATGGCAAGCAGTCACCCTGAATCCTGCCTCCAGGTCTTGGACTGCTCTGTCTCCCCCGGCCCCAACCCTCTGGTCTTTATTTCCTACTTAGACATCACTGCTGGACATTGCTGCTAAGCAGAGATATCTAGGTTCCAGTCCCAGCTCTTCCTTTGAGCACCTGTGACCATGGGCAAGTCCCTTTGCTCTCAGACCTttggtttctcatctgtaaatgaggAGGTAGGCTCAGAAATTCTCCCATCTCCACAGCAACACTGGCACAGACTGCCAGACTTGAGCATGAGCTATATGTCCTTTTTTAGCAGGAGGGAAGCAGGCCAGAGAAGCTGAAGGGTTAGACACTGTGTGTCCCCACCCTCCCACcactaaatacattaaaaaaaaaaaagcacatgtgAAAATGTTCAGCAGGTTGTCTTTAATTCAGAGGAGACACAGGATGCCCGCTGTCCCAGAGGCTTGTGGGTGGTGTACAGGACCTCAGTGGCCAGCCTGTGGACGGCCCTGCCTGTCCCAGTACAAACGTAGCCACCTCAAGCCCTCTATGGTGTCTCCTGTCGGGAGAGGGAGGCAGCAGCATCTCAACCCAGGAGGAGAAAAACAGCCCCTATCCAATAACTGTCCCTTAAGTGCCCCTTCGCCGGGGCCAAGCCTGGAGCCTCATGCCACCCCTCACCTGACCCCTCACCTTGGGGCCGGTACTCGCAGCCCACAAAGCCTTTGTAGCCTTCATCTTCCAGCAGCTCGAATAGGTAGGGGAAGTTCAGCTCTCCAGGGCTGTCAGGTTCCCCCCGGCCTGGGACCTGTGCCACCTGCACATGTCCTGGGACAGATAACGGACAGATGTGAGCCCAGGCCTGCTGTGGCCTAAGGACAGATGTGGGAGGGCATAGAATGCAGCACAGCAGAGAAAGGGGCCCCTCTCACCAACAATGGGCAGGAACTCCCGGATGTTTCCTGTCAGGTTCCCATCCATGATCTGCCAGTGGAATATGTCCTGGGAAGAGAATACTATAGTCAGAGACCCCTCAGGCCCCCACCATTCTTTGATGGTCCCTAGATTTGGAGAATATGGGCCTTCTGAGAAGCACTCTTTCTTCCACTTACCATTTGTAACTTGAGGTTGGGTCTTCCAACCTTCTGTAAGATGGCTGCCACTgagggagaaaggaggaagaggCTGTGAGACCCAGGAGACCACAGATGAAAGGGTGCAAGAGGTGGCACAGGGCTGGGGGTCCTACCCTGCTGGGGGGTATCCAGGAAGTACCGGGGGTCAGTGATGCGAGTGTTAATGGGCTCCAGCAGTCCCACGAGGTTCTCCTAGCACCGTGGTGGATGCTGTGAATAAAGCTCCTCCTCACCAGGTTTTCCTCAGTCACTGGTCAGGGCCCTCACCTGGGCCAGTGCTCAGCCTTATGCCTCATCTGCTCACTCCACTGTGAACCTCCCCACGCGCACGCACCCAGACACATTTATGCAGGTATACACGTCTGTGTTTTCACCTGTCTCACCTGAGCCAAAACCCCAGCTGCATGCCTCAGGTTCTCCAGAAAAACTGCCTCCATTTCACTCCTGACAGCTGTTCGATCAGCCCCCTGGGGTACACGGCCAGCCATCAGGTGAATCCTGTGGGGAAGATGGGACTGGAGGGACTGTGGGGTTCGTTCTGAGGCAGAGGAGAGGCCTTCATCTCCTGGGTTCCTGTGTGCACCCTTCTGGGGCATCCTGCCTGTGCCAGTCACACTCATCTCCCCAGGGCTTCAGTCCACACCCCCGGGCTACATTGCTCAACATCCCAGTTCCCCTCGGACACCTGTGTCAGCCTGAGCCACGCCTTTCCCAGATGCTTTCTGAGGGTAAACCATCTGGGCTCTGGGTCCATCCCTCCTTCCTCAGAGCCCTCAGTCCATCACCTAGCCCCTCCTGTCCTTTCAACCTCCCTGTATTAGCCTGCGCCTTCTCAGCCTATAACATGCTCAGGTTTTCACcttcaaaaaattattttgacCCTTACCCTTCTCAGGTATTCCCTGCTGCCTGCCTACTTCCTCACATCTGTTTCTTAGCCCCTTCCCATCTGTCCTCTGCTCCTACCACTCACCAGTAATGTCCCCCTTGTCGCCAGTTCCTTCTCAGCCCACTAGGCCTCTGCAGGATTTGACACCCCACTTTGAACCTTCCTCCTCCCATCACCATCTGATCTTTCTCAGCCACATCCAAACTTCATGCAGGTATATCCCAGGCCCACTCAGGGGTAACAGGCTACATCTCCAGCTTCAATAACTAACTGCTGAACACAGCTGAAGTTGGTGAACACACCAAGCTGCCTCTTGCCTCTGGCCATTGCACCCTCAGCCTAGAATGCTCTTTACCTTCTGGCCATCAAGCAAACACCCACTCTTTCAAGACCCAGTTCTAGCATCACTGCTTGTTAGAAGCTTTCTCTGATCCAGTCAGGGCTAGGTGCCTACTCTGCTCCCATGGCCTCTTGAAGTGACACCGTCCAAGATCATTCAGTATATTTACTTTGCCATTTCCCTCATCAGACTGGACGGCCAGCATGGGATGGGCATGAGTGGGTGGCCAAAGGTCACAGGAcaaaaaagaaattcaagaagCAATTTTAAAAGGGCCAGGACTGGAGGGGAAGAGGAGGGGCAGTGTGCTCACTCCTAAGCCTCTCAGGCCTGGTGGTCTCCGCTCCCTGACCCCGAACCTGCAGCCGGGTCATAGAGGAGTAGACAGGGCAAGATTGAGagcagggggaggaggaaagaCGAGGGTACCTGGGGCAGTCCAGGGCCTTGGCATAGAGCACAGCTTGTTCCAGCCCCTCTCGGAAGGCCGCCTGCCTCCCGGGTACGGCCCCCAGGCCCATTTCCCCTTTCTCTTGGTCTCCTGCGGAGAGAACAAGCCTCAGCCCCGGGCTCGGGCGTCATGCCCCTTCCCCAGCCCGCACGACCCCAGGCCGGACCCACCGGCGCACCCGGGGGCGTGTTGATCAGCACCAGCCGCAATCCCGCCTCCCGCACCGCGCGCGCCGGCGGCTCCGCGTACGGGAAGGCCACCTCGGCGGCCTCGAAGCCCGCGCTGCTCGCGGCCCTGAGCCGCGCGGGGAGGCCGGGAAGCTCGGGGAACAACCATGACAGGTTCGCCGAGAAGCGCAACGGAGCCATGGCCGGGCCTGGGGACAGAGTCCGGGAGGCGCGCGGGGCGGGGCTGAGTCCCTGCGGACCGGAAGGCGGAAGGCGGCAGGCGGCGGGCGGCGGGTCGCGCCGAGCAGAGCGCTGCAGCCCCGCGGGGAGCCGGGAGCGGCCCGGCGCCGTGAGCCCCCTGGGAGCCCAGAGGGACGTGGGCCGCGAGCCGGCCGGCGAGGGGCTGCAAGCGGGGGAGAGAAGCTGGGGCCCGGAGGAAACGGGGCGAGAGCTTTCTCAGCTGGCTTTCAGCATCAACGTCTATTGCTTTTGGGTTAGGAAAATAATGTGTTGTAAAAACCTAGGTCAGTCCCGAAAAGTGAATTTTGTTCAAGATGGGGACTGAGAAGGGCAGGGAAAGGCGAAAGGACCCGAGCGCCTAGGCCCCAGCGTGGGCGAGAGGGGCAGCTCCGGGAGAAGGGTCCGGGGTGGTCCGCGGGAGGTGGGGGAGGCTGCTGCGCCCGCGTTTGCAGGGGAGGAGACACAAGGAGAACTCACCCGGCCCTGAGGGCCCAGTAGAAAATTAAGGACTGTGGTCTTTAACGGATAATACTTAGTATTTTTTCTAGTTATAAAAATTGTATCTGTTAATTATGAAACATTTCAAAGCTGTAtgactgaataaagaaaaaaacgaAAACCACCAGTTGTCGCACCACTAACTCATTAACTTTCCctgacagatttaaaaaaaaaaaatgattacacaATTCTGATAATTCTATATGTGTAGTTTTATATTTTCCACCTAATAGTATTTATTTTGTGAGCATTTCTCCATGTTCTTCAGTGTTCTTCAAAGTCGTTGCATTCACCCACTGCGCGGCGTTCCACCCCGGGAACCCcgtgctgtccagtccattctgaaCACTGgcccttggaaaacctatggagtacagttttattctgacacacatgggattgtcatgagtcggggtgactcggtggcaactggttttttacaaAAACCCAACTAACAGGGCAAATTCCTAGGGGTGGAATTATGTAGCCAAAAGATAGGAGCATTTTTAAGTTCATGACAATGCTAAATTGCTTTTCAAAAATATAACAGTTTATACTCCAACAATATACAAGTAGAAATCATCTTGATTCATTTTCTGTGCTACCTTTGACAAAGGGAAGCTCAAATGCAATGTTGGGAACTCCCAGCTTCCACTGTTCGTACTGTCACCATTGCCCTCCATCCCAAGTCAGGCCTACTCAGGCACCTGGGCTCCAGGCTGGTCCCTAGTTAGTCCAAGTGCTACCACTTACATTTCTTCAGCTCTGCCTCCAAGAGCAGATTTCTACCAGCTAATACTGACCAACTGATGTTTTGCCCATTTGCAGCtggctttattaaaaaaaaaaaaaaaatttttttttttttttatacttggaACTTCGGCTTGCCTTGGAATGTATTTCTTGGGTATAGTCCAATCAAAACCTGGACTCACCAAATTTAACATTTTAATCCCAATTTCAGCGTGTTCACAATACAATAGTGAGTGGCATATTTAATCATCTAATGGAAGTAATCCCTTTATTAACACTTCATTGTAAATCTGAATATGCAAATTCTACTTGAGACTTTATTTAAAAGCACTCCCACCAGCTGGGGTCTGTACCAGGAACAAAATTCATCCAGCCACCAATGGTTCAGCCATTTTCTTCTATGCACTTTAGGGCAGCAGAGATGGTATATAAACTAGATGGTAGATAAACTCACTTTTCCCCTTAATTCCCTTACAACACTTTCACataatgtattaaaataaatacGTAAAAGGCACTATGCCATTTATCTACCACTTGACTGTCTGTACTTTCTATCATGTTGCAAGATA
This region includes:
- the HYI gene encoding putative hydroxypyruvate isomerase isoform X2, producing MAPLRFSANLSWLFPELPGLPARLRAASSAGFEAAEVAFPYAEPPARAVREAGLRLVLINTPPGDQEKGEMGLGAVPGRQAAFREGLEQAVLYAKALDCPRIHLMAGRVPQGADRTAVRSEMEAVFLENLRHAAGVLAQENLVGLLEPINTRITDPRYFLDTPQQVAAILQKVGRPNLKLQMDIFHWQIMDGNLTGNIREFLPIVGHVQVAQVPGRGEPDSPGELNFPYLFELLEDEGYKGFVGCEYRPQGDTIEGLRWLRLYWDRQGRPQAGH
- the HYI gene encoding putative hydroxypyruvate isomerase isoform X1, with the translated sequence MAPLRFSANLSWLFPELPGLPARLRAASSAGFEAAEVAFPYAEPPARAVREAGLRLVLINTPPGDQEKGEMGLGAVPGRQAAFREGLEQAVLYAKALDCPRIHLMAGRVPQGADRTAVRSEMEAVFLENLRHAAGVLAQENLVGLLEPINTRITDPRYFLDTPQQVAAILQKVGRPNLKLQMDIFHWQIMDGNLTGNIREFLPIVGHVQVAQVPGRGEPDSPGELNFPYLFELLEDEGYKGFVGCEYRPQGEGSGEGWHEAPGLAPAKGHLRDSYWIGAVFLLLG